One genomic window of Myxococcales bacterium includes the following:
- the ispD gene encoding 2-C-methyl-D-erythritol 4-phosphate cytidylyltransferase yields MTVAALVVAAGRGERLGRELPKAYVELVGQTLLERSLAAMDRALEIDIVQPVIGADDVERFAGLGLGPSPKRLDPVIGGAVRQDSVAAGLAALPESVEWVAVHDAARCLIALEDISRVIAEAKKHGAALLAVPARDTIKRVRDGAVVETPDRHECWSAQTPQVFRYDVLREALDKARADGFAGTDDAQLVERLGIPVRVVSGSIRNIKITLPEDLALAESWLKAESWLAAESGLAGEESR; encoded by the coding sequence ATGACGGTTGCAGCATTGGTAGTGGCGGCGGGGCGCGGGGAGCGGTTGGGGAGAGAACTCCCAAAGGCCTACGTCGAGTTGGTGGGCCAGACCCTGCTCGAGCGATCCCTGGCCGCGATGGATCGGGCGCTGGAAATCGACATCGTGCAACCGGTGATCGGCGCCGACGATGTCGAGCGCTTTGCTGGACTGGGGCTCGGGCCGAGTCCCAAGCGGCTCGATCCTGTCATCGGAGGGGCTGTGCGGCAGGATTCGGTTGCGGCGGGCCTGGCGGCGTTGCCGGAGTCGGTGGAATGGGTCGCCGTGCACGATGCGGCGCGTTGTTTGATTGCGCTGGAGGACATTTCGCGGGTGATCGCTGAGGCAAAAAAACACGGCGCGGCGCTGCTCGCGGTGCCCGCTCGGGACACCATCAAACGAGTGAGAGACGGGGCGGTGGTCGAAACCCCCGATCGACACGAGTGTTGGTCGGCTCAGACACCGCAGGTATTCCGCTATGACGTGCTCCGGGAGGCGCTCGACAAGGCTCGGGCCGACGGGTTCGCGGGAACCGACGACGCCCAGCTGGTCGAACGACTCGGAATCCCGGTGCGAGTGGTGAGTGGAAGTATTCGCAATATCAAGATTACTCTGCCTGAAGACCTCGCTCTTGCCGAGAGCTGGTTGAAGGCCGAGAGCTGGCTAGCGGCCGAGAGCGGATTGGCTGGGGAGGAAAGCCGATGA
- a CDS encoding 2-C-methyl-D-erythritol 2,4-cyclodiphosphate synthase, protein MNPKIGQGFDAHKLVSDRRLVLGGVEIPFDRGLEGHSDGDVLLHAVCDAILGAMGEGDLGRHFPSSDESLRGIDSAILLERVVEMMRERSLELGNLDATLIAQVPRLAPHQAEIQKNLASLLGSPQTCINLKVTSTDHLGALGREEGMAALVVVLLVARGGEWRR, encoded by the coding sequence ATGAACCCCAAAATTGGACAGGGATTTGACGCACACAAACTCGTGTCGGACCGGCGACTGGTCCTCGGCGGAGTCGAGATTCCGTTCGATCGCGGGCTCGAAGGCCACTCCGACGGGGACGTTCTGCTCCACGCCGTTTGTGACGCCATCCTGGGCGCCATGGGGGAGGGGGATCTCGGTCGACACTTTCCTTCTTCCGACGAAAGTCTGCGCGGGATCGACAGCGCAATTCTGCTCGAACGGGTCGTAGAAATGATGCGCGAGCGAAGCCTCGAGTTGGGGAACCTCGACGCCACCTTGATTGCCCAGGTGCCACGGCTCGCTCCTCACCAGGCGGAAATTCAAAAGAACCTGGCATCCCTGCTGGGCAGCCCACAGACTTGCATCAATTTGAAGGTGACGAGCACCGATCATCTCGGCGCTCTGGGAAGAGAAGAAGGAATGGCGGCGCTGGTTGTCGTGTTGCTCGTAGCGAGGGGGGGGGAGTGGCGCCGGTGA
- a CDS encoding cysteine--tRNA ligase, which yields MSEIVFYNTRTRKKEKFVPLVPGKVGIYTCGPTVYGPSHIGNLRSQLVPDLLKRFLRSEGFAVTHVVNITDVGHLVSDSDEGEDKMELAAQRAGQTAEQIANKWTELWHADRMRLNCQELDFNPKATDHIEEQIALAKTLDQKGFLYRLEDGIYFDISKFPRYADLAKLDLEGQGAVQRIDKVEGKRHPADFGIWKFAKEGVKRLQEWDSPWGRGFPGWHLECSAMSSKYLGERFDIHTGGIDLATVHHTNEVAQSECAFGIEPWVSVWIHNEFLDFGGEKMSKSTGNVKGIDDLVDRGIEPLAFRYFVLQAHYRQQQTFNDEAIESAAKGYRRLVNVVAGLREEQGQGTTEAQAPYRARFREALADDLNAPKAMAVTWEVARSDSLSPADRRDLLLDFDEVLGLNLAHATAAEEVAEVDPRIDRLLVEREAARKNKDFATSDRIRDELAAEGIVIVDSPEGPRWSRK from the coding sequence GTGAGTGAGATCGTCTTTTACAATACGCGAACGCGGAAGAAAGAAAAATTTGTTCCGCTCGTGCCGGGCAAGGTGGGGATCTACACCTGTGGCCCCACGGTCTACGGCCCCTCGCATATTGGCAACCTGCGCTCGCAACTCGTCCCCGATCTGCTCAAGCGGTTTCTCCGCAGCGAAGGCTTCGCGGTGACCCACGTGGTCAACATCACCGACGTTGGACACCTGGTCTCCGACTCGGACGAAGGCGAAGACAAAATGGAACTGGCGGCCCAGCGCGCCGGCCAGACCGCGGAGCAAATCGCCAACAAGTGGACCGAACTCTGGCACGCAGACCGCATGCGTTTGAACTGCCAGGAGCTCGATTTCAACCCCAAGGCCACCGATCACATCGAAGAGCAGATCGCGCTCGCCAAGACTCTCGACCAGAAGGGCTTTCTATACCGACTCGAGGACGGCATCTATTTCGATATCTCAAAGTTTCCTCGCTACGCCGATCTGGCCAAGCTCGATCTCGAGGGGCAGGGCGCAGTGCAACGCATCGACAAAGTCGAAGGCAAACGCCATCCCGCAGATTTCGGCATCTGGAAGTTTGCCAAGGAGGGAGTGAAGCGACTTCAGGAGTGGGATTCGCCCTGGGGTCGGGGCTTCCCCGGCTGGCATCTCGAGTGTTCGGCCATGAGCAGCAAGTATCTCGGCGAGCGCTTCGACATTCATACCGGCGGTATTGATCTGGCGACCGTGCATCACACCAACGAGGTTGCACAAAGTGAATGCGCCTTTGGAATCGAGCCCTGGGTGAGTGTCTGGATCCACAACGAATTCCTGGACTTCGGTGGAGAGAAGATGTCGAAATCCACGGGCAACGTGAAGGGCATCGACGATCTGGTCGATCGCGGGATTGAACCCCTGGCCTTTCGCTATTTCGTGCTCCAGGCTCACTATCGTCAGCAACAGACCTTCAACGACGAGGCGATCGAGTCGGCGGCAAAAGGGTATAGACGGCTGGTGAACGTCGTCGCGGGGCTGCGCGAAGAACAGGGGCAGGGCACGACCGAAGCCCAGGCGCCATATCGTGCGCGCTTTCGCGAAGCGCTGGCAGACGATCTCAACGCCCCCAAGGCGATGGCGGTCACCTGGGAGGTCGCGCGCAGCGACTCTCTTTCCCCCGCCGATCGGCGTGACCTGTTGCTGGACTTCGACGAGGTGCTCGGGCTGAATCTTGCGCACGCCACTGCGGCAGAAGAAGTTGCGGAAGTAGATCCGCGGATCGACAGGCTGTTGGTCGAGCGCGAAGCGGCTCGCAAGAACAAAGACTTTGCCACTTCAGATCGGATCCGGGACGAATTGGCGGCAGAGGGGATTGTGATCGTCGATTCGCCGGAAGGACCGCGCTGGAGCCGCAAGTGA
- the uvrB gene encoding excinuclease ABC subunit UvrB: MLRGLDEGIPFELVSDYKPAGDQPAAIAELLAGIERGDAHQTLLGVTGSGKTFTIACVVEAINRPTIVMSPNKTLAAQLYAEFKGLFPNNAVEYFVSYYDYYQPEAYIAASDTYIEKDSSVNDEIDKLRHSATHSILTRRDTLVVASVSCIYGLGAPENYGSMHAYLETDMHLVRDDLLRNLVDLLYTRNDHDFHRGTFRVRGDVVEIFPQYEAERAIRVEFFGDEIESLAEIDPLRGKVLSRPQRVMIYPASHYVATRTRIKQAIEGIRTELMERLQHFEREGKLLEAQRLEQRTMYDLEMLEEMGFCHGVENYSRWLDGRSQGQTPYTLYDYLPEDTLVVLDESHITIPQIGGMYRGDRARKETLVEYGWRLPSALDNRPMRFDEWRERAKQTIYVSATPAEYEMEICQGVVTEQIIRPTGLIDPKIEIRPASGQVDDLLEAIRLRVERKERVLVTTLTKRMAEELTEYYAELGIRIRYLHSDIATIERMEIIRELREGGFDVLVGINLLREGLDIPEVSLVAILDADKEGFLRSTRSLIQTIGRAARNARGEVILYADKRTDSIKRTLEETDRRRAVQEEYNAVHGITPTTIAKKITSLHDSIWESDYVTVPKSDQLAEPHVPAHELPVLIKALRSEMKAAAKDLEFERAADLRDRINELEERRLRFG; this comes from the coding sequence ATGCTGAGGGGCCTGGATGAGGGGATCCCGTTCGAGCTTGTTTCGGATTACAAGCCAGCGGGAGATCAGCCCGCCGCGATTGCTGAGTTGCTCGCCGGGATCGAGCGCGGCGATGCACATCAGACCTTGCTCGGGGTTACGGGCAGCGGCAAAACTTTCACGATTGCGTGCGTCGTGGAGGCGATCAATCGTCCCACCATCGTCATGTCTCCGAACAAGACCCTGGCCGCCCAGCTCTACGCGGAATTCAAGGGTCTCTTTCCCAACAACGCGGTCGAGTACTTTGTCTCCTACTACGACTACTACCAACCCGAAGCCTATATCGCGGCGAGCGATACCTACATCGAAAAAGATTCGTCGGTCAACGACGAGATCGACAAGCTGCGGCATTCCGCCACGCATTCGATCCTGACCCGCCGAGATACCCTGGTGGTGGCGAGCGTCTCCTGCATTTACGGACTTGGAGCGCCGGAAAACTACGGCAGCATGCACGCCTACCTCGAAACCGACATGCATCTGGTGCGCGACGACTTGCTGCGCAACCTGGTCGACCTGCTGTACACCAGAAACGATCACGACTTTCACCGGGGCACCTTTCGTGTGCGGGGCGATGTGGTCGAAATCTTTCCCCAGTATGAAGCCGAGCGGGCGATTCGGGTCGAGTTCTTCGGCGACGAAATTGAGAGTCTGGCCGAGATTGACCCCTTGCGTGGGAAGGTGCTGTCGCGACCCCAGCGTGTGATGATCTATCCGGCGAGTCACTACGTGGCCACGCGCACGCGCATCAAGCAGGCGATCGAAGGCATTCGCACCGAGTTGATGGAACGGTTGCAGCACTTCGAACGCGAGGGCAAGTTGCTCGAAGCCCAGCGCCTCGAACAACGCACGATGTACGACCTCGAGATGCTCGAGGAGATGGGCTTTTGTCACGGGGTCGAGAACTACTCTCGTTGGCTCGATGGTCGTTCCCAGGGCCAGACCCCGTACACCCTTTACGACTATCTCCCCGAGGACACCCTGGTGGTACTCGACGAGAGCCACATCACGATTCCACAGATCGGAGGCATGTACCGCGGAGACCGGGCCCGAAAAGAGACCCTGGTCGAATACGGCTGGCGGTTGCCGTCGGCCCTCGACAATCGCCCGATGCGATTTGATGAATGGCGCGAGCGGGCCAAGCAGACCATCTACGTGTCCGCGACCCCGGCCGAATACGAAATGGAGATTTGCCAGGGCGTGGTGACGGAACAGATCATCCGCCCCACTGGATTGATAGACCCCAAGATCGAAATCCGTCCGGCCAGTGGACAGGTTGACGATCTGCTCGAAGCGATCAGGCTGCGGGTGGAAAGGAAGGAACGCGTCCTCGTCACCACCTTGACCAAGAGAATGGCGGAAGAACTCACGGAGTACTACGCCGAGCTGGGGATTCGTATTCGCTATCTCCACAGCGACATCGCCACGATCGAGCGTATGGAGATCATTCGCGAGTTGCGAGAAGGCGGGTTTGACGTATTGGTGGGGATCAACCTGTTGCGCGAGGGGCTCGATATTCCGGAAGTTTCACTGGTGGCCATCCTCGACGCGGACAAAGAGGGCTTCCTGCGTTCGACCCGATCCTTGATCCAGACGATCGGCCGTGCGGCGCGCAATGCCAGGGGCGAAGTGATCCTCTATGCCGACAAGCGAACGGATTCGATCAAGCGCACGCTCGAAGAAACCGATCGTCGCCGCGCTGTGCAGGAAGAATACAACGCAGTGCACGGCATTACGCCCACGACCATTGCCAAGAAGATCACTAGCTTGCACGATTCGATCTGGGAGTCGGACTACGTGACGGTTCCGAAATCCGATCAATTGGCCGAGCCCCACGTTCCCGCCCACGAACTTCCAGTGCTCATCAAGGCCCTGCGCAGTGAAATGAAGGCCGCCGCCAAGGACCTCGAGTTCGAGCGAGCCGCGGATCTACGCGACCGCATCAACGAACTCGAGGAGCGGCGCTTGCGGTTCGGCTGA
- the uvrC gene encoding excinuclease ABC subunit UvrC produces MAEEKSKLEESAASLPTGPGVYLFKASDGHVLYVGKAQNLRSRVRQYLSGADSRMRIPALVERAADVDVLTTENVKDALLLENELIKQYKPPFNVRLRDDKQYLALRLDPNDEWPRLQTVRKFRRDKAEYFGPYTSSIELKKSLGDLRRIFPLRSCTDAVFRDYRRRGRPCIEFEMKRCAAPCCDRIDEAGYNELVMGTLLFLRGRSAELMNSLNERMEKASAEENFEEAARVRDRIAGVERTLEHQRIIVEQPVDRDVFGLAQEGGDAVMQVFHVREGRVIGAEDFAFSDLRLDPGAVVSSFLGQYYGEEFGRRIPSEILTPTAVEDAEALLGMLCDRAERPVRLKAPKRGDLKTLVQMAIDNAEVALERRLRARTSVEGALEEIRKRCDLTALPRRIECYDVSNLQGTLAVASRVVFEDGVPVKSDYRRYRIRRAQAGDDYDCLREVLQRRMSRIVQEPLPDLLMVDGGRGQLGVLIVVLGDIGLELDTLGLSKERDGEGPKARVKRGGGLKAERIFRPGRANPIMLHPGSRGLLLLQRVRDESHRFAIEFQRKLRSKVNFTSILQELPGIGPVKRKALLKALGSLTRIREASREELANVPGVSGSDAEMIFDFFAALRSQPEPGP; encoded by the coding sequence ATGGCTGAGGAGAAGAGCAAGCTCGAAGAAAGCGCCGCGTCCCTGCCGACCGGCCCTGGGGTGTATCTGTTCAAAGCGTCCGACGGCCACGTTCTCTACGTCGGCAAAGCCCAGAACTTGCGAAGTCGAGTTCGCCAATATCTTTCCGGTGCAGACAGTCGCATGCGTATCCCGGCACTGGTGGAACGCGCCGCGGATGTCGACGTGCTGACGACCGAAAACGTAAAAGACGCGCTGCTGCTCGAAAATGAATTGATCAAGCAGTACAAGCCGCCCTTCAACGTGCGTTTGCGGGACGACAAGCAGTACCTCGCTCTGCGTCTCGATCCGAATGACGAATGGCCTCGCTTGCAAACGGTGCGAAAATTCCGCCGGGACAAGGCGGAGTACTTCGGGCCGTACACTTCGAGCATCGAACTCAAGAAGTCGCTGGGGGATCTGCGGCGGATCTTTCCGCTGCGGTCGTGCACCGACGCCGTGTTTCGAGACTACCGGCGCCGCGGACGACCCTGTATCGAATTCGAAATGAAACGATGTGCGGCTCCATGCTGCGATCGCATCGATGAAGCCGGCTACAACGAACTCGTGATGGGAACTCTGCTGTTCTTGCGCGGGCGCTCGGCCGAACTCATGAATTCTCTCAATGAGAGAATGGAGAAGGCTTCCGCGGAGGAAAACTTCGAAGAGGCGGCCCGGGTACGCGATCGCATCGCAGGGGTCGAACGCACCCTCGAACATCAACGCATCATCGTCGAGCAACCGGTTGACCGCGACGTCTTTGGTCTGGCACAAGAGGGCGGAGACGCCGTAATGCAGGTATTCCACGTGCGCGAAGGGCGGGTCATCGGCGCAGAAGACTTTGCATTCTCCGATTTACGCCTCGACCCCGGCGCGGTCGTGAGTTCGTTTCTCGGTCAGTACTACGGTGAAGAGTTCGGCCGTCGCATTCCCAGCGAGATATTGACACCGACCGCGGTAGAGGACGCTGAAGCGCTACTCGGCATGTTGTGCGATCGAGCCGAACGCCCGGTTCGCTTGAAGGCTCCAAAGCGCGGCGATCTCAAGACGCTCGTGCAGATGGCGATCGACAATGCCGAAGTGGCCCTCGAACGGCGCTTGCGCGCCCGCACCAGTGTAGAGGGCGCGCTCGAAGAAATCAGGAAACGCTGTGACTTGACCGCGCTGCCCCGACGTATCGAGTGCTACGACGTATCGAATCTGCAGGGGACCCTGGCTGTAGCGAGTCGAGTGGTCTTCGAAGACGGTGTTCCGGTGAAGTCGGACTATCGGCGTTACCGCATCCGACGTGCCCAGGCGGGTGACGACTACGATTGTCTGCGCGAGGTGTTGCAGCGCCGGATGTCACGGATTGTTCAGGAGCCGCTGCCCGATCTATTGATGGTGGACGGGGGCAGGGGACAGCTCGGGGTGCTGATTGTGGTGCTCGGCGACATCGGCCTGGAACTCGACACCCTGGGATTGTCAAAGGAACGCGATGGCGAGGGACCCAAAGCCCGTGTGAAGCGCGGCGGCGGGCTCAAGGCGGAGCGTATTTTCCGACCTGGGCGCGCCAACCCGATCATGCTGCATCCTGGTTCCCGGGGCTTGCTGCTACTACAGCGCGTGCGAGACGAATCCCATCGCTTCGCCATCGAATTTCAGCGCAAGCTGCGCAGCAAGGTCAACTTCACCTCGATCCTGCAAGAACTGCCCGGAATCGGTCCGGTGAAGCGAAAGGCGCTCCTCAAGGCGCTGGGTTCGCTCACGCGCATTCGCGAGGCCTCTCGAGAAGAGTTGGCCAACGTTCCGGGCGTTTCCGGGTCGGACGCCGAGATGATCTTTGATTTCTTTGCGGCGCTGCGGTCGCAGCCAGAACCCGGGCCGTAG
- a CDS encoding IS481 family transposase produces the protein MTEEQREIRRKKRVIEYAERNGNIKIACRRFGIARSTFYLWRDRYRESGDEGLRRRMRVSHNHPNKTPEEVVEKILHLRRTYHMGPIRIVWYLERYLGIKTSDATVYRVCKRHGLNRLPNRMGRRAVHTHRYEKQVPGHHVQVDVKFLTLKRKRGGSVRRYQYTAIDDATRVRALKIYKRHTQKSAIDFIDYVVEKFPFRIQTIRTDRGHEFQALFHWHVADKGMEHVYIKARTPQLNGKVERSHRTDKDEFYQLLTYKGDVDLEKKLAVWERFYNNDRPHGAHKGKTPYEVLREKLS, from the coding sequence ATGACAGAAGAACAGCGGGAAATCAGACGTAAGAAGCGTGTTATCGAGTACGCCGAGAGGAATGGCAACATCAAGATCGCATGCCGGCGCTTCGGAATCGCGAGGTCGACCTTCTATCTTTGGCGAGATCGGTACCGAGAGTCGGGCGACGAGGGGTTGAGGCGTCGGATGCGCGTCTCCCACAATCACCCAAACAAGACCCCGGAAGAGGTGGTGGAGAAGATCCTGCACCTTCGCCGGACCTACCACATGGGCCCGATACGCATTGTCTGGTACTTGGAGCGGTACCTCGGCATCAAGACATCGGACGCGACGGTCTACCGTGTTTGCAAGCGGCACGGCCTCAATCGACTACCGAATCGTATGGGGCGGCGAGCGGTACACACGCACCGCTACGAGAAACAGGTCCCTGGCCACCACGTCCAGGTGGACGTCAAGTTCCTGACTTTGAAGAGGAAACGAGGTGGCTCGGTGCGCCGATACCAGTACACGGCGATCGACGATGCGACTCGAGTGCGCGCATTGAAGATCTACAAGCGACATACCCAGAAAAGTGCCATCGACTTCATCGATTACGTCGTGGAGAAGTTCCCGTTTCGGATCCAGACGATCCGCACGGATCGCGGCCACGAGTTCCAGGCGCTCTTCCACTGGCATGTCGCTGACAAAGGCATGGAACACGTCTACATCAAAGCGCGAACGCCACAGCTGAACGGAAAGGTCGAGCGGTCGCACCGGACCGACAAGGACGAGTTCTACCAGCTCCTCACGTACAAGGGGGATGTGGACCTCGAGAAGAAGTTGGCGGTCTGGGAACGCTTCTATAACAACGACCGGCCGCACGGGGCGCACAAGGGAAAGACACCGTACGAGGTGCTGAGGGAAAAGCTAAGCTAA
- a CDS encoding GGDEF domain-containing protein has product MTGLSGWICNFTIALLDLDHFKHVNDLHGHNAGDQVLKIVAARMQRQLRDYDSVVRWGGEEFLLVFPHASLADAPAIGERLCTALSREPMTLDSGTALEITASIGLAFTFREPSLSPTAFIERADKALYRAKDGGRDQYVVSEEP; this is encoded by the coding sequence ATGACAGGACTGTCCGGCTGGATCTGTAATTTCACAATCGCTCTACTGGACCTCGATCATTTCAAACACGTCAACGACCTTCACGGACACAACGCGGGGGATCAGGTATTGAAGATCGTTGCCGCTCGAATGCAGCGGCAACTACGCGATTACGACTCCGTGGTGCGTTGGGGAGGCGAAGAATTCTTGCTTGTTTTCCCCCATGCTTCGCTTGCTGACGCCCCGGCGATTGGCGAGCGCCTGTGCACGGCGCTGTCTCGAGAGCCCATGACGCTGGACTCCGGAACGGCCCTGGAAATTACCGCGAGCATCGGGCTGGCCTTCACCTTCCGCGAGCCGTCATTGAGTCCCACCGCCTTCATCGAGCGAGCCGACAAGGCACTTTATCGCGCCAAAGACGGTGGTCGCGACCAATACGTCGTCTCTGAGGAGCCATAG